ATTCTATATCTAAAGAATATTCGAGGACTAAGGCAATCAACTGATTCATGCCTTGTTGATCCATGGATGGGATAAGATTTTTGTAACCTCCCTTCAGATGCTTCAAATGAAGGTACTCTGCTCTTAAAAATAGATCCATGATTGGTAATGATATAAACCTTTGAGTAGATGCATTCAAACCATTTATGTACAAAGCTCTAGATGGTCTATGCTCTTCCATAATTTCTGTCTTTAGGTGGAAGGAATATGGTCTATGATCTAGTACAATAACATACCTCTGCAATCTTGAGAAAGAAACATTATGTGGAATGTCTTCTTTATACGagaataaatgaaaatacaattCCTCTAGTTGCAAACGTCCTACAACCTCGTAAGCATTATTTTTCTCAATCCAACAATTGTACAAATCCAAAAGCTTCAATTTCTTCAACTCTACAATTCCATTAGGCAATTCTTCAAGATAAGAACCACGCAAGTCAAGAATCTCGAGTGCTTGTAGACTTTCCAAAATTGAGATGTCACCTAGCTTATAGCCTCTCAAGCACAGAGTTTGAAGATTTTTTAATGACTCAATTGATTGTGGCAATGATAAAATGTACTGTGATGGACTAAATTGAGGCAACTTCCACGTATAGCCACATGTTAAGAATGACAGTATTTTAAGAACTTTCAACCTTTCAAGACACAAATTAGATACTTCAAAGCCAGCCTTTGGAGAATGAAGCAAGAGAATTTCTAGTGTTGGACAATTCAATTGATTATCATTAGGAAGTTGACCATTTTTCAAATCCCATAAGGATATTGCTCTCTTATCTTTTAGTGTTTCATCCTCTACCAACATTCTTAGATCCATTGCAGTACTTGCCAACATTGCTTGACCCCTTTCAGATGCCATCAACAAGGCTACATCACGAACCATGTCATGCATTTTCACCCTTTCTTTATTACTAACTTTCAacaacaaacaagaatcctTTAGGATGTTAACGGCTATTTCAATCTCCCTCCTTGATTTTTCCATTGTTTCAGAAGTCTTAGTTAGTCCCAGTCCCCTTCCAAATCGAAATAAATCTTCCAAATCAATTTCATGGTCCTTTGGAAAGATAGAACACAACAAAAGCAACGACTTGGTTAACTCATCTGTCAAGTTATCATAACTTAATTGAAGACATACATGAGGAATTTTTAGGCCTTTTGTAATAACCAATGGTTTGGAATCTTGTAGTCTTTTCAATGCTGACTTCCAATCTCCTAAACTTTTCTTCTTCAGTGTGCTTCCCAAAGTCACAATTGAAATTAGGAATCCTTCgcattcatcaacaatattttttgcCACACTTTTCAAAGCATCTGCAGAGTCATCAGTTATGTTGGCATACAATTTGAACAAAATCCAAGATTCCTCGTTGGTTAAACGATTGAGCTCAATTATACTTTGGCATTGCATAGAAGTGCATATTTCTCTACTTTGAGTTGTTAGGAGTATTACACAACTCTTGTTGTTTTCATTGAGAGGAATACCTACATCTTCAAAGTTTAGCTTTTCCCATACATCATCCAAGATTAGAAGTGTTGTGCCCTCCCTTAAACTCTGTGATAATGTTTTTGCTCTACTTTCCTCAGATTCTTCCTCTAATTTGAAACCCAACTTATCAGCAATTTGTTCTTGGATGCTTATGATATTGAGATTTTGAGAGACTGTTGTCATGACAACCTTCTCAAAAAGTTTTAACTTCTCAGCTTTCTTACCCACCTCATTTGCCAAAGTAGTTCTTCCCGAGCCTTCTATTCCAACTAGTCCAATTATGCTAACATTTTTATCCTTTAATGTTTCCAAAAGCTTGTTGTAAGTTGATTCTGTTGAATTGGAAAGAACAAAATCTTTGGAAGAATAGTACTTCATGTCTGGAAGGTTAATACTCCTAGAAAAGGGCTCTAACTTGTTACATTTGAGCTGATTCATTTGTCCTATTTTTCTTACCATTTCTTTTGCAAGAAAATATCGACATTGCCTTATGAAACTACTCTTTGTCACTTTCAAAACTCTTCCTTCGAGAATCTGCACTTCTGCTAAAACTTTCTCAACTTCTTCTAGCCATTCTTCAACAGTTGGTTCAATTTTTTCAATCCTAATAGTGGCTTCTCTTACTCGTAATTTCACTTGCTCTAGGGTCAATTCCAATTCTCTTTTGGCATTTGGGAGATTCACAGCAAAGTTGTTGAAACAACACAAGTATTTTGCATGGTGTAAAATTGGACCCACAATATATTCTACAATCTTTGCTCTGATGGAAAGAACACTATCCTCCATTTGAAACGACACAGTCCTAATCATAAATGAGTTCATCACTTTTTAGCTAAGATGTGTAAACTAGctagtaataatataataaaaagaaataataatgtaataatgtGTCTTATTTACCTTTGAAGTATGATGTAATTGGAAATAAAGTAAAGAAGTTTCTGTTGCGGGTCGGATGCCTTTTACGAACTATAAGCAAAAAGAAATATTAGCAATGTGAACAAAGGACAACTTTTGATGCCTTTTTGCAAATAATGCATTGAATAATGGTAACAGAATATAAATTACTTTCTAAATTGATCTacaatttcacttaatatgtaAAGAATATGTTGCACAAACATGCTAGGAAGTGATTTTGGAAACTATGTTGTACATTTTGGGCCTTTGAAAAAGCTAAATAAGAAATAcatgaaaatttatataataatatattttcttatctctTTATCCTAATTACTTATGTACATTTTTcaaaagcaaataaacattttaaccCTTACAATTTAATGTACGagaattaagtattttttatatacaatcATGCAATTATATAAAGAGAGATAACtttatagtattattttaatgaatcaaattaatttaaaataacatttgatttgatttaaatttatagaTAAGATATTGAGTAGAAT
Above is a window of Glycine soja cultivar W05 chromosome 12, ASM419377v2, whole genome shotgun sequence DNA encoding:
- the LOC114378816 gene encoding probable disease resistance protein At4g27220, yielding MEDSVLSIRAKIVEYIVGPILHHAKYLCCFNNFAVNLPNAKRELELTLEQVKLRVREATIRIEKIEPTVEEWLEEVEKVLAEVQILEGRVLKVTKSSFIRQCRYFLAKEMVRKIGQMNQLKCNKLEPFSRSINLPDMKYYSSKDFVLSNSTESTYNKLLETLKDKNVSIIGLVGIEGSGRTTLANEVGKKAEKLKLFEKVVMTTVSQNLNIISIQEQIADKLGFKLEEESEESRAKTLSQSLREGTTLLILDDVWEKLNFEDVGIPLNENNKSCVILLTTQSREICTSMQCQSIIELNRLTNEESWILFKLYANITDDSADALKSVAKNIVDECEGFLISIVTLGSTLKKKSLGDWKSALKRLQDSKPLVITKGLKIPHVCLQLSYDNLTDELTKSLLLLCSIFPKDHEIDLEDLFRFGRGLGLTKTSETMEKSRREIEIAVNILKDSCLLLKVSNKERVKMHDMVRDVALLMASERGQAMLASTAMDLRMLVEDETLKDKRAISLWDLKNGQLPNDNQLNCPTLEILLLHSPKAGFEVSNLCLERLKVLKILSFLTCGYTWKLPQFSPSQYILSLPQSIESLKNLQTLCLRGYKLGDISILESLQALEILDLRGSYLEELPNGIVELKKLKLLDLYNCWIEKNNAYEVVGRLQLEELYFHLFSYKEDIPHNVSFSRLQRYVIVLDHRPYSFHLKTEIMEEHRPSRALYINGLNASTQRFISLPIMDLFLRAEYLHLKHLKGGYKNLIPSMDQQGMNQLIALVLEYSLDIEYLFDSTMITTKDVFLSKLVTLRLNGMHGLQEVFHDQFSLCSLENLQELIIENCAQLYSISFPRYSNLCSIKVLRIYNCPVLTSLFMPSIVKTLVLLEVLKISECHKLKYIIEEVKEGTINRQNHASMTLPKLSIIDIEGCERLKYILPVCFLGELVSLQRMSIRKCSELMYVFGNEKEHDLSAYQHQSTYHCLYPNLLNLDTFKLDSLPNLVDFWPDYYRPRLLNLKEGRCTECPGLSNSARKVVIYLNLRQDITATDKVGKVSSHRTQQDTTIGKTIRRLKGILDRAEMTSSTQESIAPSSSNNAYEDIARAQQQVAEAQRDASIARQETTVVSHLLEQMMEKLAVNEQIGLQKRAHEHVGLHRGTQQEPGAESKV